From the genome of Mycobacterium dioxanotrophicus, one region includes:
- a CDS encoding LysR family transcriptional regulator — MEIDFTRLRYFVAVAEELHFKRAADRLMITPPPLSKQIKLLEKELGGELFERTYHEVRLTTLGAQLLGPARDILRQVDELKETAEQITKGTTPIRVGATAYAPSDFLAQLETAVARQPEPTEFSVPGSAAEVTAKLVSGHIDLGLIHLPSSDRRLRHKIVATYQGAIAVRFDDPLAGQEMVGIEALRDRDVVIDFARPNPVVLAGLTRRLNARGVTRIVRTTSQLGGELEMATQVFNRHLVAVVSYAPASAIGRIFSPPEFDLIPIDENTWPPAEIALAWVPDRLRHPAQMESLVDRISAAVAPVRHGLG, encoded by the coding sequence ATGGAGATCGACTTCACCCGCCTGCGCTACTTCGTGGCGGTCGCCGAGGAACTGCACTTCAAACGCGCCGCGGACCGGCTGATGATCACGCCGCCGCCGCTGAGCAAGCAGATCAAGCTGCTGGAAAAGGAGCTCGGCGGCGAACTGTTCGAGCGCACCTACCACGAGGTGCGGCTGACGACGCTGGGCGCGCAACTGCTGGGCCCGGCCCGCGACATCCTCCGTCAGGTCGACGAGCTCAAGGAGACGGCCGAACAAATCACCAAGGGCACCACGCCCATTCGCGTCGGAGCCACCGCGTATGCCCCGTCGGATTTCCTCGCGCAGTTGGAGACCGCGGTCGCCCGGCAGCCCGAACCGACCGAGTTCAGCGTGCCGGGTTCGGCCGCGGAGGTCACCGCGAAGCTGGTCTCCGGGCACATCGACCTGGGGCTGATCCACCTCCCCTCGTCCGACCGGCGGCTGCGACACAAGATCGTCGCCACCTATCAAGGTGCTATTGCCGTACGCTTCGACGATCCGCTGGCCGGTCAGGAGATGGTCGGCATCGAGGCGTTGCGCGACCGCGACGTGGTGATCGACTTCGCCCGGCCGAATCCCGTCGTGCTGGCCGGTCTGACCCGTCGGCTCAACGCCCGTGGTGTCACCCGCATCGTGCGCACCACGAGTCAGCTCGGCGGGGAATTGGAGATGGCCACCCAGGTGTTCAACCGGCACCTGGTGGCCGTCGTCAGCTACGCTCCGGCGTCGGCGATCGGCAGGATATTCTCCCCGCCGGAGTTCGACCTCATCCCCATCGACGAGAATACTTGGCCGCCAGCAGAAATCGCGCTGGCCTGGGTGCCCGACCGGCTCCGGCACCCCGCGCAGATGGAATCCCTGGTGGACCGGATTTCCGCAGCAGTGGCACCGGTCCGCCACGGGTTGGGATAA
- a CDS encoding YchJ family protein — MQQACPCGSGEEYGHCCGALHRGERTAATALALMRSRFSAFALGDADYLIATWHPETRPKRLDLDDGIVWRRLQIVDTDAGGTDDETGVVEFRAQYEHDGKRHILHERSRFDRDRRGAWRYIDGK, encoded by the coding sequence ATGCAACAGGCGTGCCCGTGTGGATCCGGTGAGGAGTACGGGCATTGCTGTGGCGCGCTGCACCGCGGCGAACGCACCGCCGCCACGGCGCTGGCACTGATGCGGTCGCGCTTCAGCGCGTTCGCTCTCGGAGACGCCGACTATCTGATCGCCACCTGGCATCCCGAGACCAGGCCGAAGCGATTGGACCTCGACGACGGCATCGTGTGGCGCCGGCTGCAGATCGTCGACACCGACGCGGGCGGCACCGACGACGAGACCGGCGTGGTGGAATTCCGCGCCCAGTACGAACACGACGGCAAACGCCACATCCTGCATGAGCGCAGCCGGTTCGACCGGGACCGCCGCGGCGCATGGCGTTACATCGACGGTAAGTAA
- a CDS encoding zinc-dependent alcohol dehydrogenase family protein: MRGAVMYGKGDVRLEQLPEPTIVEPTDAIVRNAASCVCGSDLWNYRGINETPKPRPFGHEYCGVVEAVGDAVTTVKPGDFVIGSFFSSDGTCPNCRNGFQTYCLNAKPMIGCQAEAVRVPWADGSLVATPEQPSADLIPSLLASSDVMGTGWFAADAARVAPGMTVAVVGDGAVGLCGVIAARQLGAERVIAMSRHAPRQQLALAFGATDIVEERGEEGVAKIKDMTDGIGADAVLECVGTGDAMDQAIASARPGATVGFVGVPHGVTIDGTTLFRSQVGVNGGLAPVRRFLPHLIELVFNGTIDPGRVFDTVMPLDDVAEAYRAMDERRAIKVLLQP; the protein is encoded by the coding sequence ATGCGCGGAGCGGTCATGTACGGCAAGGGCGACGTCCGGCTGGAGCAACTGCCGGAACCGACGATCGTCGAACCCACGGACGCGATCGTGCGCAACGCCGCTTCCTGCGTGTGCGGGTCGGACCTGTGGAACTATCGCGGCATCAACGAGACCCCGAAGCCCAGGCCGTTCGGCCATGAGTACTGCGGGGTCGTCGAAGCGGTCGGCGACGCTGTCACCACCGTGAAACCGGGCGACTTCGTGATCGGCTCCTTCTTCTCCTCTGATGGCACCTGCCCCAACTGCCGCAACGGTTTTCAGACCTACTGCCTGAACGCGAAACCGATGATCGGCTGTCAGGCCGAAGCGGTGCGGGTGCCGTGGGCCGACGGCAGCCTGGTCGCCACCCCCGAACAGCCGTCGGCCGACCTGATCCCCAGCCTGCTGGCGTCCTCCGACGTGATGGGCACCGGCTGGTTCGCCGCCGACGCCGCCCGGGTGGCGCCGGGCATGACCGTGGCGGTCGTCGGTGACGGTGCGGTCGGGTTGTGCGGGGTCATCGCGGCGCGGCAACTCGGGGCGGAACGGGTGATCGCCATGAGCCGGCACGCACCGCGCCAACAGCTGGCCCTCGCGTTCGGCGCCACCGACATCGTCGAGGAACGCGGCGAGGAGGGCGTGGCCAAGATCAAGGACATGACCGACGGCATCGGGGCCGATGCCGTGCTGGAATGCGTCGGGACCGGCGACGCCATGGACCAGGCGATCGCCTCGGCGCGCCCGGGCGCCACCGTCGGGTTCGTCGGGGTGCCGCACGGGGTCACCATCGACGGCACCACGCTGTTCCGCAGCCAGGTCGGCGTCAACGGAGGCCTGGCACCGGTACGCCGGTTCCTGCCCCACCTGATCGAGCTGGTGTTCAACGGGACCATCGACCCGGGCCGGGTGTTCGACACCGTGATGCCGCTCGACGACGTCGCCGAGGCCTACCGCGCCATGGACGAACGCCGCGCCATCAAGGTGCTGCTGCAGCCGTGA
- a CDS encoding amidohydrolase, producing the protein MSEGAVTAIRADRVITLGPKEFDGPGVVMVKDGLIHDVVPAAELDRADWDEVVDLGAKVLMPGFVDPHAHAEVAAKAAYSMVDVRAPGCSTVADVLDTLRDNLDKTRDGWLVGQANLFFDQKLADRRFPTRRELDSVSSDIAIAIRAGGHLSILNSRALQLSGIDAGYEAVDYSITGKPAVHRDVSGEPTGVVTEMDKLLPFPGLDRQHAERAVETGIRELFTVNGVTTIGEISDSLTQGLELYDAGISAGRISARIHIYLWTPGTVTLEQACDHRQWATLASDPSRLRIQGVKAFADGGYSAARAALSRPYAHGDGHNCGEIALSTAEIVELAQRTQDAGLQLAVHANGDRAQLEVCQALASVKRRGDGPRIRIEHAGNFVPDYPALTSAWKAAGIVPVPQPVFIYNFAEFIPDYVGEYARQRQFPLRRLIDDRWPVSGSSDVWVGSEIGQTNPFLSIASAVSRRTFHGLQLDTAQQVTVYEALQMHTLGGAYALGEEHTRGTLEVGKFADLIALDRDPRQVPADELCEVTVTDVFLAGEPVFSRSEQ; encoded by the coding sequence ATGTCTGAGGGCGCCGTGACGGCCATTCGCGCCGACAGGGTGATCACGTTGGGGCCCAAGGAGTTCGATGGGCCCGGTGTGGTGATGGTCAAGGACGGTCTCATCCACGACGTGGTGCCGGCCGCCGAGCTGGACAGGGCCGACTGGGACGAGGTGGTCGATCTCGGCGCCAAGGTGCTCATGCCTGGATTCGTCGACCCGCACGCCCACGCCGAGGTGGCCGCCAAGGCTGCCTACAGCATGGTCGACGTCCGTGCGCCGGGCTGCTCAACGGTGGCAGACGTGTTGGACACCTTGCGGGACAATCTGGACAAGACGCGCGACGGATGGCTGGTGGGGCAGGCGAATCTGTTCTTCGACCAGAAGCTGGCCGATCGTCGTTTCCCGACCCGACGCGAACTCGATTCAGTCAGCAGTGACATCGCGATCGCGATTCGCGCCGGCGGCCACTTGAGCATCTTGAACAGCCGCGCGCTACAGCTATCCGGCATCGATGCCGGATACGAGGCGGTGGACTACAGCATCACCGGAAAACCGGCGGTGCATCGCGACGTAAGTGGTGAGCCCACCGGTGTCGTCACCGAAATGGACAAGTTGTTGCCGTTCCCGGGCCTCGACCGCCAGCACGCCGAGCGGGCCGTGGAGACAGGTATCCGAGAGTTGTTCACCGTCAACGGTGTTACCACAATCGGCGAAATCTCCGACTCGCTGACACAGGGGCTGGAGCTATACGACGCCGGCATCTCGGCGGGGCGAATATCAGCCCGCATCCACATCTATCTGTGGACCCCGGGGACGGTGACGTTGGAACAGGCCTGTGATCACCGCCAGTGGGCCACCCTGGCAAGTGATCCCAGCCGTCTGCGGATCCAGGGAGTCAAGGCCTTCGCCGATGGTGGATATTCAGCGGCGCGCGCTGCGCTCTCGCGACCATATGCGCATGGCGACGGCCACAACTGCGGCGAAATCGCCCTGTCCACAGCGGAGATCGTCGAACTTGCGCAACGCACTCAGGACGCCGGGCTGCAGCTGGCCGTGCATGCAAACGGGGACCGGGCGCAGTTAGAGGTGTGCCAGGCGCTGGCCTCGGTGAAGCGGCGGGGTGACGGCCCGCGTATCCGCATCGAACATGCCGGCAACTTCGTACCCGACTACCCGGCGCTCACCTCGGCATGGAAGGCCGCTGGAATCGTGCCGGTGCCGCAACCGGTGTTCATCTACAACTTCGCCGAGTTCATCCCCGACTACGTCGGCGAGTACGCCCGTCAGCGGCAGTTCCCGCTGCGGCGATTGATCGACGACCGCTGGCCGGTGTCCGGGAGCTCCGATGTCTGGGTGGGTTCGGAGATCGGTCAGACCAACCCGTTCCTGTCGATTGCGAGTGCGGTGTCGCGGCGTACCTTTCACGGCCTGCAGCTCGATACGGCCCAGCAGGTCACTGTCTATGAGGCGCTGCAGATGCACACGCTCGGCGGCGCATACGCGCTCGGCGAGGAACACACGCGCGGCACACTCGAAGTCGGCAAATTCGCCGATCTCATCGCACTCGACCGAGACCCACGTCAGGTGCCCGCCGATGAGCTCTGCGAAGTCACCGTCACCGACGTATTCCTCGCCGGAGAACCCGTATTCAGCAGGAGCGAACAATGA
- a CDS encoding EthD family reductase, giving the protein MHDVIVLYNRPAAPDAFDAYYRDTHIPLVHKLPMLREFSWGKVTDQDSPFYVLARLSYASSEDAAASLTSVPGKAAVDDLANFADAGVTVLNVPRHV; this is encoded by the coding sequence ATGCATGACGTTATCGTGCTCTACAATCGGCCGGCGGCCCCGGACGCGTTCGATGCGTACTACCGCGACACTCACATTCCACTCGTTCACAAGCTGCCCATGCTCCGCGAGTTCTCCTGGGGCAAGGTCACTGACCAGGATTCGCCGTTTTACGTCCTGGCCCGATTGAGCTATGCCTCCAGCGAGGACGCTGCGGCGTCCTTGACCTCGGTACCCGGTAAGGCGGCGGTCGACGATTTGGCCAATTTCGCCGACGCGGGCGTGACTGTTCTGAACGTCCCGCGGCATGTCTGA
- a CDS encoding cytosine permease — MTIGDYKLAEENGWPLMRSERGFGKLAIFLAAFSAAMATWCFTIGGFVSNYLTATPGTFALLGGSLLGILLVTLATLPMCSKYGIDSVVASRAQLGTRGSYVSLFLVYASTMGWNVILFIYKGRAIAELLVTFGIMDRKYWNLCVAVVGVLAVFVVLDLIRKGPEYVRSRGPIIAIIVAVMSMVVLGLLVMRVGVHGVLDAVAVAPYGTAAGNWASALEVLIAVNLSWWPYIGTIVRTSPSARQSLWPVVVGFGLGVGIGSLVGLYTGLVVKDSGGDPTSFLVDQGGVIIGMIMLGFLLIANVGTAMMGIYASSLAVRQLPKADRLSWKWTIFLVSLPAMVVVGFFAGSAESFFSIFLAFLGVAFAPLCGIQIADWFVLRRQRFDVLSLYLPGRSSKYFYVAGLNPVGFAAFAAGIGTYIYLLDPVTYVYRTPFQYTTASFPAAISAGVVYILGTLLFLAPRRSGGYGSMRSTRAVAPQAADTPAPATLTTTE, encoded by the coding sequence GTGACTATCGGTGACTACAAGCTGGCCGAGGAGAACGGCTGGCCGCTCATGCGCTCGGAACGCGGCTTCGGCAAGCTTGCGATCTTCCTGGCGGCATTTTCCGCGGCAATGGCCACCTGGTGTTTCACGATCGGGGGATTCGTCTCCAATTACCTCACCGCGACGCCTGGCACATTCGCACTGCTCGGTGGTTCGCTGCTGGGCATCCTTCTGGTCACTCTCGCGACCTTGCCGATGTGCTCGAAGTACGGCATCGACTCGGTGGTTGCCAGCCGGGCCCAGCTGGGCACCCGCGGGTCGTATGTGTCGCTGTTCCTGGTGTACGCCTCGACGATGGGCTGGAACGTCATCCTGTTCATCTATAAGGGCCGCGCCATCGCCGAACTGCTGGTCACGTTCGGGATCATGGACCGCAAATACTGGAACCTGTGCGTCGCCGTCGTGGGTGTACTGGCAGTGTTCGTGGTTCTCGACTTGATCCGCAAGGGGCCGGAATACGTGCGCAGCCGCGGGCCGATCATCGCGATCATCGTCGCGGTGATGAGCATGGTCGTACTCGGCCTGCTCGTCATGCGTGTCGGTGTCCACGGCGTCCTCGATGCCGTCGCCGTGGCCCCCTACGGCACCGCCGCAGGCAACTGGGCCAGCGCCCTGGAAGTTCTGATCGCCGTCAACCTGTCGTGGTGGCCCTACATCGGAACTATCGTGCGCACCAGTCCCAGTGCGCGGCAGTCGTTGTGGCCGGTCGTCGTCGGATTCGGCCTCGGTGTGGGGATCGGCTCACTCGTCGGCCTCTACACCGGCCTGGTGGTCAAAGACTCCGGTGGTGACCCGACCTCATTCCTGGTCGACCAGGGCGGTGTCATCATCGGAATGATCATGCTGGGTTTTCTGCTGATCGCCAACGTCGGTACCGCGATGATGGGCATCTACGCGTCAAGCCTCGCGGTGAGGCAACTTCCCAAGGCGGACAGGCTGTCGTGGAAGTGGACGATTTTCCTGGTGTCGCTGCCGGCGATGGTGGTGGTCGGTTTCTTCGCGGGCTCCGCGGAGTCGTTCTTCTCGATCTTCCTGGCATTCCTCGGTGTCGCGTTCGCGCCGCTGTGTGGCATCCAGATCGCTGACTGGTTTGTGCTGCGGCGCCAGCGGTTTGACGTGCTGTCTCTGTACCTGCCCGGCCGTTCATCGAAGTACTTCTACGTGGCGGGGCTCAACCCTGTCGGATTTGCCGCATTCGCCGCGGGTATCGGCACGTACATCTATCTGCTTGACCCGGTCACCTACGTGTACCGCACGCCGTTTCAGTACACGACAGCCTCGTTCCCCGCGGCGATCAGCGCCGGTGTGGTCTACATCCTGGGCACCCTGCTGTTTCTGGCGCCCCGCCGCTCGGGGGGCTACGGCAGCATGCGCTCGACGCGTGCGGTAGCCCCGCAGGCTGCGGACACGCCTGCACCTGCCACGTTGACCACCACGGAATGA
- a CDS encoding LLM class flavin-dependent oxidoreductase, with product MRVGLLQEGDLTGTTAADRYHQLIDEVALADQLGFSTWGTSEQHFSPPSFSIAAPEVLYSAIAMRTERITLRTMASVMLKWNHPILVAERLATLDIVSKGRAEVCTARSNNLTTLAAFGVDPSETRDQWEDGMDVLMKAMTAEKLEHHGPIWQIPAVEVVPKPYTKPHPAVSVAASSVQSHANAGARGIGSITFDNYFGFDYLQECLDAYRAAFDETDHSAVLAPNDYRGLYVATAYCAKDRDQARAIARDIAMDYFKFILNLYIPLSKNPGYTYLDTLEQLIEHQEDLDWLCEYTPSVMIGTPDDFIERIRRLEMMGIDEVLLRIDGVGHENIKKSLELIGHEVIPAVDPTAAKK from the coding sequence ATGCGTGTAGGACTGCTACAAGAGGGCGATCTGACCGGCACCACCGCCGCTGACCGCTATCACCAGTTAATCGACGAGGTGGCACTGGCCGACCAATTGGGATTTTCGACCTGGGGTACTTCAGAACAGCACTTCAGCCCGCCGAGCTTTTCGATCGCGGCACCGGAGGTACTGTATTCTGCGATCGCCATGCGCACTGAACGCATCACATTGCGCACGATGGCGTCAGTGATGTTGAAGTGGAACCATCCAATTCTCGTTGCCGAACGATTGGCGACCCTCGACATCGTGTCCAAGGGGCGCGCCGAGGTGTGCACCGCTCGGTCCAACAACCTGACCACGCTGGCGGCCTTCGGTGTCGATCCCTCCGAGACCCGCGATCAGTGGGAAGACGGCATGGATGTACTGATGAAGGCCATGACGGCCGAGAAGCTCGAACACCACGGCCCGATCTGGCAGATCCCGGCGGTCGAGGTTGTCCCCAAGCCCTACACCAAGCCGCATCCCGCGGTTTCGGTGGCGGCTTCCAGCGTCCAGAGCCATGCCAATGCGGGTGCGCGCGGCATCGGGTCGATCACGTTCGACAACTACTTCGGGTTCGATTACTTGCAGGAATGTCTCGACGCTTACCGTGCCGCGTTCGATGAAACCGACCACTCGGCTGTGTTGGCGCCCAACGACTACCGCGGTCTGTATGTGGCGACTGCCTACTGCGCCAAAGACCGCGACCAGGCCCGGGCGATCGCACGCGACATCGCGATGGATTACTTCAAGTTCATCTTGAACCTCTACATCCCGCTGTCGAAGAACCCGGGATATACCTACCTGGACACCCTCGAACAGCTCATCGAACACCAGGAAGACCTCGACTGGCTGTGCGAATACACGCCGTCGGTCATGATTGGCACACCCGATGACTTCATCGAACGCATCAGGCGGCTGGAGATGATGGGAATCGACGAGGTGCTGCTGCGGATCGACGGCGTCGGCCACGAAAACATCAAGAAGTCGCTCGAATTGATCGGTCACGAGGTCATTCCCGCGGTCGATCCGACGGCAGCCAAGAAATAG